From Chryseobacterium sp. IHB B 17019, one genomic window encodes:
- a CDS encoding RelA/SpoT family protein: MSYDLEQENKEILARYKDLISNTYRTLNEENNKLIRKAFDIALDAHKDQRRKSGEPYIYHPIAVAKIVATEIGLGASSIACALLHDVIEDSDYTYEDLKKIFGEKIANIVNGLTKISIMNHQNISVQSENYRKLLLTLSEDFRVILIKIADRLHNMRTLESMAPDKQKKIASETVYIYAPMAHRLGLYNIKSELEDLSLKYNNPEVFSEITEKLELAKESRERYIEEFKKEVSERLDDEGLNFKIKGRAKAISSIYRKMLKQGVSFEEVFDNYAIRIIYKSDAKNEKFLAWKIYSIVTDVYHSNPSRMRDWITQPRSTGYESLHLTVLGPDKKWIEVQIRSERMDEIAEKGVAAHYKYKEGYKQSSDDRNFENWVTEIREVLEQQNLTTSELLDNIKLNLYSKEVFVFTPKGEIKILPTNATALDFAFAVHSDLGMKCLGAKINGKLVPISYVLQNGDQIDILSSQNQKPKSDWLEFVVTSKAKSKIKSYLNSQKNQLVEEGKEILQRKLRHAKINFNDDEVNKLQKFFNLKSSQELFLKFQSNELDASSLRKYIESKNVFNNLLSRFRKSPTKNTAYVEPKEQNLDMIVFGKDEEKLNYSYAKCCTVIPGDKIFGFITISDGIKVHSDNCPNAINLRAQYDYRVIPAKWVNAESFKNRVKIEIEGLDRMGMINDITTVISGAMGMDMKSMSIESNDGIFTGTINLEVKNKSQLEQTFKKLNDINGISRVRRL; encoded by the coding sequence ATGAGTTACGACTTAGAACAGGAGAACAAAGAAATACTTGCAAGATATAAAGATCTGATTTCTAATACATACCGGACCTTAAATGAAGAGAATAACAAGCTCATCAGGAAAGCATTCGATATTGCATTAGACGCACACAAAGATCAAAGGAGAAAATCTGGTGAACCCTACATTTACCATCCTATTGCTGTTGCCAAAATTGTAGCGACGGAAATCGGTTTGGGCGCTTCTTCTATCGCCTGTGCCCTTTTGCATGATGTAATTGAAGATTCGGATTATACTTACGAAGATTTAAAGAAAATTTTTGGTGAAAAAATAGCCAATATCGTGAATGGACTGACAAAGATCTCCATCATGAATCACCAGAATATTTCTGTACAGTCTGAAAATTACAGAAAACTATTACTTACTCTTTCTGAGGACTTTAGAGTTATCTTAATTAAAATTGCAGACCGTCTCCACAACATGCGAACTCTGGAAAGCATGGCCCCGGATAAGCAGAAAAAAATCGCCTCTGAAACGGTATACATCTACGCTCCGATGGCGCACCGACTTGGATTATACAATATTAAATCCGAATTGGAGGACCTTTCTTTAAAGTACAACAATCCCGAAGTTTTCAGTGAAATCACAGAAAAATTAGAACTGGCCAAAGAAAGCCGTGAACGATATATTGAAGAGTTTAAAAAAGAAGTTTCGGAAAGATTGGATGATGAAGGGTTAAACTTTAAAATCAAAGGCCGCGCAAAAGCAATTTCTTCCATTTACAGGAAAATGTTGAAACAAGGTGTTTCATTCGAGGAAGTATTTGATAATTATGCCATTAGGATTATTTATAAATCCGATGCCAAAAATGAAAAGTTCCTGGCGTGGAAAATTTATTCTATTGTAACGGACGTCTATCACAGTAATCCTTCCAGAATGCGGGATTGGATTACTCAGCCACGTTCGACAGGTTATGAAAGCTTGCATTTAACTGTTCTCGGGCCTGACAAAAAATGGATCGAAGTACAGATCCGTTCCGAAAGAATGGATGAAATCGCGGAAAAAGGTGTTGCAGCTCATTATAAATATAAAGAAGGCTACAAACAAAGCTCCGACGACCGGAATTTTGAAAATTGGGTAACAGAAATCCGTGAAGTTCTTGAACAGCAAAACCTTACTACCTCTGAACTGCTAGATAATATTAAACTTAATTTATATTCGAAAGAAGTTTTTGTATTTACCCCGAAAGGCGAAATTAAAATTCTACCTACCAATGCAACGGCGCTTGACTTTGCTTTTGCCGTTCACTCTGATCTGGGAATGAAGTGTTTAGGTGCAAAAATCAACGGGAAATTAGTACCTATTTCTTATGTCCTTCAAAACGGTGACCAGATAGATATTTTATCTTCACAAAACCAAAAACCAAAATCCGACTGGCTGGAATTTGTAGTTACATCAAAGGCTAAGTCTAAGATTAAGAGTTATTTAAACTCACAAAAAAATCAGCTGGTAGAAGAAGGAAAAGAGATACTTCAGAGAAAGCTTCGTCATGCAAAAATTAACTTTAATGATGATGAAGTAAATAAACTTCAGAAATTCTTTAATCTGAAAAGTTCACAGGAGTTATTCTTAAAATTTCAAAGTAACGAACTGGATGCCAGTAGCTTAAGAAAATATATTGAAAGTAAAAACGTCTTTAATAATCTACTTTCGAGGTTCAGAAAATCGCCGACAAAAAATACAGCTTATGTAGAGCCGAAAGAGCAGAATCTTGACATGATTGTTTTCGGGAAAGACGAAGAAAAACTCAATTATAGCTATGCAAAATGTTGTACTGTAATTCCCGGCGACAAAATTTTCGGTTTCATTACCATTTCGGACGGAATTAAGGTGCACAGTGACAATTGCCCGAATGCAATCAATCTGCGTGCGCAATACGACTACAGGGTGATTCCTGCAAAATGGGTAAATGCAGAAAGTTTTAAAAACAGGGTGAAAATCGAAATTGAAGGACTCGACAGAATGGGAATGATCAACGATATCACAACCGTAATCAGTGGTGCAATGGGAATGGATATGAAAAGTATGTCAATAGAGTCAAATGATGGAATTTTTACCGGAACTATCAATCTTGAGGTAAAAAATAAAAGCCAATTGGAGCAAACGTTTAAAAAGCTTAACGATATTAACGGGATTTCAAGAGTAAGACGATTATAA
- a CDS encoding T9SS type A sorting domain-containing protein, translating into MKKIILAFSLFTSLLQAQYTWTAFPYPPANGAGRYDDVFFLNDNVGWAAKGGNGAVFKTTNGGGTWTQQVVSPATNQYYRNIEFLNENIGFLGTLNNNFYKTVDGGNSWQRVNNISPYPEAICGLDCVGTSTVYGCGAWFYPAYIIKSTDSGNTWQYIDMSAYANALVEITFINENIGFAAGNDDNGAVILKTFDGGMNWTKIYNSNIQNEYVWKMQLLDNNKIFCSIESEAPNTGKLLKSLDGGFTWETKTFPDVYVQAVGFTSATHGWMGGHNTGFYETFDGGNTWMNTGVGGSLNRIFIINNDLAYAAGTNVYKLTTGSLGTQEIVNEKQERKLKIEVVPNPVKDKLNLNVYFTHSDHIIIGLYDVSGKFIKNILKDDINKEGLKKYSLDFNYPKGNYLLDVHSNLGRQSIKIIK; encoded by the coding sequence ATGAAAAAAATTATACTGGCTTTTTCTCTTTTTACGTCACTTTTACAGGCTCAATATACATGGACTGCCTTTCCATATCCACCAGCAAACGGTGCAGGAAGATACGATGATGTGTTTTTTCTTAACGATAATGTTGGGTGGGCTGCAAAAGGAGGGAACGGAGCTGTTTTTAAAACAACAAACGGCGGCGGTACATGGACTCAGCAGGTAGTAAGTCCTGCGACCAACCAATATTACAGGAATATAGAATTTCTTAATGAAAATATTGGATTTCTGGGAACGCTAAACAATAATTTTTATAAAACAGTAGACGGTGGAAATTCCTGGCAAAGAGTGAATAATATTTCACCTTATCCGGAAGCGATCTGTGGCTTGGATTGTGTCGGGACTTCAACGGTTTATGGGTGTGGAGCATGGTTTTATCCAGCTTATATTATTAAATCTACCGATAGTGGGAACACTTGGCAGTATATTGATATGTCTGCTTATGCAAATGCTTTGGTTGAAATTACTTTTATTAATGAAAATATAGGTTTTGCTGCAGGAAATGATGATAATGGCGCCGTAATATTAAAAACTTTTGACGGTGGAATGAATTGGACGAAAATCTACAACAGCAATATCCAAAACGAATATGTGTGGAAAATGCAGCTTTTAGACAACAATAAAATTTTCTGCTCCATTGAATCTGAAGCGCCAAATACAGGAAAATTGCTGAAATCTTTGGATGGAGGTTTTACCTGGGAAACGAAAACTTTTCCGGATGTATATGTTCAGGCTGTTGGTTTCACTTCTGCAACCCACGGTTGGATGGGTGGCCACAATACAGGATTTTACGAAACTTTTGACGGTGGAAATACCTGGATGAATACTGGGGTTGGAGGTTCTTTAAACAGAATTTTTATTATTAATAATGATTTGGCATACGCGGCTGGAACCAATGTGTATAAATTGACAACAGGAAGTTTAGGAACGCAGGAAATTGTCAATGAAAAACAGGAAAGAAAGTTAAAAATAGAAGTTGTTCCGAATCCTGTAAAGGATAAATTAAACCTCAATGTTTACTTTACACATTCTGATCATATTATTATCGGTTTGTATGATGTCTCAGGAAAATTCATTAAAAATATCCTGAAAGATGATATCAATAAGGAAGGATTAAAAAAGTATTCTTTAGACTTTAATTATCCAAAAGGGAATTATCTTCTGGATGTACATTCCAATTTAGGCAGACAATCTATTAAAATTATTAAATAA
- the acs gene encoding acetate--CoA ligase yields MRNYLIEDLPHYFEEYKKSIKNPKKFWDKIADQNFVWYQRWSKVVKYDMNEAKITWFKNAKLNITKNCLDRHLSVRGDKTAIIWEPNDPKEEAHHISYNELYTRVNKTANILREMGIEKGDRVCIYLPMIPELAITMLACAKLGAVHSVIFAGFSASAVASRVNDCGAKMVITSDGSYRGNKVLDLKSIIDEALEKTPSVESVLVVKRTNNEIKMKEGRDFWMADLYEKASQDFVTVIMDAEDPLFILYTSGSTGKPKGMLHTSAGYMVYTAYTFKNVFNYKENDIYWCTADIGWITGHSYILYGPLLNGATTVIFEGIPTYPEPNRFWQVIEKHKITQFYTAPTAIRSLAKENAEWVDKHDLSSLKVIGSVGEPINEEAWHWFNDHVGRKKCPIVDTWWQTETGGIMISPLPFVTPTKPTYATLPLPGIQPVLMDDKRNEISGNQVTGNLCIRFPWPGIARTIWGDHQRYKETYFTAFPGKYFTGDGALRDEVGYYRITGRVDDVIIVSGHNLGTAPIEDSINEHPAVAESAIVGYPHDIKGNALYGFVILKESGESRQKENLKKEINQLISDQIGPIAKLDKIQFVSGLPKTRSGKIMRRILRKIAEGDFSNFGDISTLLNPEIVEEIKNERIE; encoded by the coding sequence ATGAGAAATTACCTGATAGAAGATTTGCCGCACTATTTTGAAGAATATAAAAAATCAATAAAAAATCCTAAAAAATTCTGGGATAAGATTGCAGATCAAAATTTTGTATGGTATCAGCGATGGAGCAAAGTGGTAAAATATGATATGAATGAAGCCAAAATCACCTGGTTTAAAAATGCAAAATTAAATATCACCAAAAACTGCCTGGACAGGCACCTTTCCGTACGGGGCGACAAAACTGCCATCATCTGGGAACCGAATGATCCCAAAGAAGAGGCACATCATATTTCTTACAACGAATTGTACACAAGAGTCAATAAAACAGCCAATATTTTACGTGAGATGGGCATTGAAAAAGGCGACAGGGTCTGCATTTACCTTCCCATGATCCCCGAACTGGCAATTACAATGTTGGCTTGTGCAAAATTAGGCGCTGTTCATTCCGTTATTTTTGCCGGATTTTCCGCTTCTGCAGTGGCCTCAAGAGTGAATGACTGCGGTGCAAAAATGGTGATCACATCCGATGGAAGCTATAGGGGAAACAAAGTGTTGGATCTGAAGAGCATTATTGATGAAGCTCTCGAAAAAACGCCGAGTGTGGAGTCCGTTTTGGTTGTAAAAAGAACCAACAACGAAATAAAAATGAAAGAAGGCAGAGATTTCTGGATGGCAGATTTATATGAAAAAGCATCCCAGGATTTCGTTACTGTAATTATGGATGCGGAAGATCCGCTTTTCATTTTATACACCTCAGGATCAACAGGTAAGCCAAAAGGAATGCTTCACACTTCTGCCGGTTATATGGTCTACACAGCCTATACTTTTAAAAATGTTTTTAATTATAAAGAAAACGATATTTACTGGTGTACTGCCGATATTGGCTGGATTACAGGACATTCCTATATTCTCTACGGCCCGCTTTTGAATGGCGCAACAACCGTTATTTTTGAAGGTATTCCAACGTATCCCGAACCGAACAGATTCTGGCAAGTCATTGAAAAACACAAAATTACACAATTCTATACTGCTCCCACGGCAATTCGTTCACTGGCAAAAGAAAACGCTGAGTGGGTTGACAAACATGATTTAAGCTCATTAAAAGTTATCGGATCTGTAGGGGAACCAATAAATGAAGAAGCATGGCATTGGTTCAACGACCATGTAGGAAGAAAAAAATGCCCTATTGTCGATACCTGGTGGCAAACGGAGACGGGAGGAATTATGATTTCGCCGCTTCCATTCGTAACCCCGACAAAACCGACCTATGCCACCCTGCCTTTACCAGGAATCCAACCTGTTTTAATGGATGATAAACGCAATGAAATCTCTGGAAATCAGGTAACAGGAAATCTCTGCATCCGTTTTCCATGGCCGGGAATTGCGAGAACGATCTGGGGCGATCATCAGCGGTATAAAGAAACCTATTTTACAGCTTTCCCAGGGAAATATTTCACGGGGGACGGTGCTTTGAGGGATGAAGTTGGGTATTACAGAATTACAGGCCGCGTAGATGATGTGATTATTGTTTCAGGGCACAATTTGGGAACAGCCCCTATTGAAGACAGCATCAATGAGCACCCTGCTGTAGCGGAATCCGCGATTGTGGGATATCCTCATGACATTAAAGGAAATGCTCTCTATGGCTTTGTAATTTTAAAAGAAAGTGGTGAGAGCCGCCAAAAAGAAAATCTTAAAAAAGAGATTAATCAATTGATTTCAGATCAGATTGGCCCGATTGCGAAGTTGGATAAAATCCAGTTTGTTTCTGGGCTTCCGAAGACTCGTTCCGGGAAAATCATGCGTAGAATTCTGAGGAAAATTGCAGAAGGTGATTTTAGTAATTTCGGGGATATTTCCACTTTATTGAATCCTGAAATCGTTGAAGAAATCAAAAATGAGAGAATAGAATAA
- a CDS encoding Lrp/AsnC family transcriptional regulator: MDLKDKMILSIIQEDSTLSVKEISEKIGLTFTPTYERIKQLEKNGIIEKYVGLLNREKLGLNIVVYCNIRLKEQSQKVLEAFEKNIGKYDEVQEIISLSGVYDYMLKIIAKDINSYNEFAVNVISNIPNIGQYHSSIVLHEVKKSTKFKIDLT; the protein is encoded by the coding sequence ATGGATTTAAAAGATAAAATGATTCTCAGTATCATTCAGGAAGACTCTACTTTATCGGTGAAAGAAATTTCAGAAAAGATAGGTCTTACCTTTACTCCAACCTATGAACGCATCAAACAATTGGAGAAAAATGGGATTATTGAGAAATATGTCGGTCTTTTAAATCGTGAAAAATTAGGCTTAAATATTGTCGTTTATTGTAATATTCGCCTGAAAGAACAATCCCAGAAAGTCCTTGAAGCCTTCGAAAAAAACATCGGAAAATATGATGAAGTCCAGGAAATCATCAGCCTTTCCGGGGTATATGATTATATGTTGAAAATCATTGCAAAAGATATTAATTCTTATAATGAATTTGCCGTGAACGTGATCTCAAACATTCCTAATATCGGGCAATACCATAGTTCTATCGTGCTGCATGAAGTGAAAAAATCCACTAAGTTTAAAATTGATTTAACTTAA
- a CDS encoding aspartate carbamoyltransferase catalytic subunit: MFTITELSTERINSILTEAMAFANGKTAKIEGEVFCSNLFFEDSTRTKTSFDIAERKLGLQVVPFDASHSSVNKGESLYDTVKTIESLGVNLVVIRDKKDRYFDELKNIKIPVINGGDGTGNHPSQCMLDLMTIYQEFGKFEGLKIGIVGDVKHSRVANSNAEALRRLGAKVYFSGPEQWFDEGALINGTYLSVDQLIAEVDVLMLLRIQHERHDAKMSFSASEYHRKYGLTKEREKAMKKEAIIMHPAPINRGVEIDTDLVECERSRIFKQMQNGVFARMAILKEALEKQGFTFK; this comes from the coding sequence ATGTTTACGATTACAGAACTAAGCACCGAGAGAATCAACAGTATACTGACTGAAGCAATGGCTTTTGCAAACGGAAAAACTGCTAAAATTGAAGGAGAAGTTTTTTGCTCAAATCTTTTCTTTGAAGACAGTACAAGAACAAAAACAAGTTTTGATATTGCCGAAAGAAAATTAGGACTGCAAGTGGTGCCTTTTGACGCATCTCACAGTTCTGTAAACAAAGGGGAAAGCCTTTATGATACGGTAAAAACAATTGAAAGCTTAGGCGTAAATCTGGTTGTAATCAGAGATAAGAAAGACAGATATTTTGACGAATTAAAAAACATTAAAATCCCTGTGATCAACGGAGGAGACGGAACAGGAAACCATCCATCCCAATGTATGCTGGATTTGATGACAATTTATCAGGAATTCGGAAAGTTTGAAGGCTTGAAAATAGGAATTGTAGGAGATGTAAAACACAGCCGTGTTGCTAATTCCAATGCCGAAGCACTCAGAAGATTAGGTGCAAAGGTGTACTTCTCAGGTCCGGAACAATGGTTTGATGAAGGAGCTTTGATTAACGGGACTTATTTATCTGTAGACCAGCTAATTGCTGAAGTAGATGTTTTGATGCTGCTAAGAATCCAGCACGAAAGGCACGATGCAAAAATGAGTTTCTCCGCTTCGGAATACCACAGAAAATATGGTTTAACGAAAGAAAGAGAAAAAGCAATGAAAAAGGAAGCAATTATCATGCATCCGGCACCCATCAACAGAGGTGTTGAAATTGATACAGACTTAGTGGAATGCGAACGTTCAAGAATTTTCAAACAGATGCAGAACGGTGTTTTCGCAAGAATGGCAATTTTAAAAGAAGCCTTGGAAAAACAAGGATTTACTTTTAAATAA
- a CDS encoding carbamoyl phosphate synthase small subunit has translation MKKKLILESGEVFHGEGFGAELETAGEVVFNTGMTGYQELISDPSYCGQIVCMTYPLIGNYGINRDDYESIEPAIKGLIVKEVCDFPSNFRTQITLDELFKKKNLSGISGIDTRRLTRILRNHGVVKGKIVNMDADENAVVSELKSTTFPTNQVEQVSTKTAYANPGRGLKVVLVDFGSKLGIIRELSQRNCDITVVSQDVTAEEILLMNPDGVMLSNGPGDPEDNQHALEMIRGLLGKVPIFGICLGHQLIGLACGAKTFKLKFGHRGGNHPVLDLEKNKVAITSQNHGYAVDQESLKGTDLMETHIALNDRTNEGLKHKIHPCFSVQYHPEASPGPEDANYLFDDFIQLMEDFKNKKN, from the coding sequence ATGAAGAAAAAATTAATACTGGAGTCCGGTGAAGTGTTTCATGGAGAAGGTTTCGGAGCAGAATTGGAAACTGCAGGAGAAGTGGTTTTCAATACCGGAATGACGGGGTATCAGGAGTTGATCTCTGATCCTTCATACTGCGGTCAGATTGTTTGTATGACCTATCCGCTTATCGGAAACTATGGGATTAATAGAGATGATTATGAGAGTATTGAGCCGGCTATTAAAGGGCTTATTGTAAAAGAAGTCTGTGATTTTCCATCAAATTTCCGTACTCAGATTACTTTAGATGAATTATTTAAAAAGAAAAACCTTTCAGGAATTTCAGGAATCGATACCAGAAGACTGACAAGAATTCTTCGTAACCACGGTGTGGTAAAAGGAAAAATTGTGAACATGGATGCTGATGAAAACGCAGTAGTTTCAGAATTAAAATCAACAACTTTTCCAACCAATCAGGTGGAGCAGGTTTCTACAAAAACAGCCTATGCCAATCCGGGAAGAGGTCTGAAAGTGGTATTGGTAGATTTTGGATCTAAATTGGGAATTATCAGAGAATTATCTCAAAGAAACTGTGATATCACGGTAGTTTCTCAGGACGTGACGGCAGAAGAGATTTTATTAATGAATCCGGACGGCGTCATGTTGTCAAACGGTCCTGGTGACCCGGAAGATAACCAGCATGCCCTGGAAATGATTCGCGGATTATTAGGAAAAGTTCCGATTTTCGGGATCTGTTTGGGTCACCAATTAATCGGTTTGGCTTGCGGGGCGAAAACTTTCAAGTTAAAATTCGGACACAGAGGAGGAAATCATCCGGTTTTAGATTTAGAGAAAAATAAAGTAGCCATTACTTCCCAGAATCATGGGTATGCGGTTGATCAGGAAAGTCTGAAAGGAACAGATTTAATGGAAACACACATCGCATTGAATGACAGAACAAACGAAGGTCTGAAACACAAAATTCACCCTTGTTTCTCAGTTCAATATCACCCTGAAGCTAGTCCGGGCCCTGAAGATGCAAATTATTTATTTGATGATTTCATTCAGTTAATGGAGGATTTTAAGAATAAGAAAAATTAA
- a CDS encoding four helix bundle protein yields MHNFEKLLFWQKSIELAKEVYIVCAELPKDEKFGLISHIKRSVISIPSNIAEGAGRNNDREFYHFLGIANASSFELQTQLILTRELNLLNGEKVNSLISNLNEIQRMIYTFKSNLKNKHNAGSLKSDI; encoded by the coding sequence ATGCATAATTTTGAGAAATTACTTTTCTGGCAGAAATCAATAGAACTTGCGAAGGAGGTTTATATTGTTTGTGCTGAATTGCCAAAAGATGAAAAATTTGGTTTAATTTCTCATATTAAAAGATCAGTAATCTCCATTCCGTCAAATATTGCCGAAGGAGCAGGAAGAAATAATGATAGAGAATTTTATCATTTTCTTGGAATTGCAAATGCTTCTTCTTTTGAATTGCAGACTCAATTAATCTTAACAAGGGAGTTAAATTTGCTTAATGGAGAGAAAGTTAACAGTCTAATATCAAATCTGAATGAAATTCAAAGAATGATTTATACATTCAAATCTAATTTAAAAAATAAACACAACGCTGGAAGTCTAAAATCTGACATCTAG